In one window of Methanobrevibacter sp. DNA:
- a CDS encoding Ig-like domain-containing protein, whose translation MLLLIFLTIGMVSASDNLTDEVSLDDASAQSIETPISSEIESNASESSQISEDAPSQVNTKMEAKDVTTYYKEKSELVGYLKDTNNQPISGKKVSISINNKVYDKITDNSGKVVLKLNLKPGTYTASVKFAGDENYTASSINTIVKVNKASLKVTTKDFKTYFESGFYFKAKVINKITKNPVQGVKVAFKVFKNNKYKTYWATTDANGIAKLKKNLNVGKYKVITSIKKSKYLKAKKAKATLTIKETAEMGCTSLYVQVSNTEAVAGFRRDATNAKTLHIVKYKLNGKWAVKQYKKNSYFFHSLTTSDGWMAGTGGWDNPTINHAIENLAGKMAKSGKIKKAYLKKIQGYERQLRIGHFSIKAPNGKYAVVWGSGIKYGKLKPGEYFKAPNARSLFHQGTYDHFSKNPAKAAIKIAASDSFGVNRRDATAFHWKATTDEGKTTSTVKVYAANDNGRLAGRGTGHLKDDVRFRGKFISKNSLPKTPSSKFLGTVKMGNIDKLIKSQTTVKAPKLTKNLNESKTFDITVKDKKTKKPVKALVLKLKIGKKVFTVKTNSKGIAHFNPKSLNAGSYKVAIYTDNIKYLVSAKSTIMIK comes from the coding sequence ATGTTGCTTTTAATTTTCCTAACTATTGGGATGGTTTCTGCATCAGATAATTTGACTGATGAAGTTTCTTTAGATGATGCATCCGCTCAAAGCATTGAAACTCCAATATCTTCTGAAATTGAAAGTAATGCTAGCGAATCTTCACAGATTAGTGAAGATGCTCCAAGTCAAGTGAATACAAAAATGGAAGCTAAGGATGTAACAACTTATTATAAGGAGAAATCTGAATTGGTAGGTTATCTGAAAGATACCAATAATCAGCCAATTTCCGGCAAAAAGGTTTCCATTTCAATAAATAACAAGGTCTATGATAAAATTACTGATAATTCAGGCAAGGTTGTTTTGAAACTTAACTTAAAACCTGGAACATATACTGCTTCAGTTAAGTTTGCAGGTGATGAAAACTACACTGCCAGCAGCATAAACACAATCGTTAAGGTAAATAAGGCTTCCTTGAAAGTCACCACTAAAGACTTTAAAACCTATTTTGAATCTGGATTCTATTTTAAAGCAAAGGTCATAAATAAAATTACTAAAAATCCGGTTCAAGGCGTTAAAGTGGCGTTTAAAGTTTTTAAAAACAACAAATACAAAACCTATTGGGCAACTACTGATGCTAACGGTATTGCAAAGCTAAAAAAGAATCTTAACGTTGGAAAATATAAGGTTATCACTTCCATTAAAAAGAGCAAGTATTTAAAAGCTAAAAAAGCCAAGGCTACTTTGACTATTAAAGAAACTGCAGAAATGGGTTGTACATCTTTATATGTTCAGGTAAGCAATACTGAAGCTGTTGCAGGATTTAGAAGGGATGCAACTAATGCCAAAACATTACATATTGTCAAGTATAAGTTGAATGGCAAATGGGCTGTAAAGCAATATAAGAAAAACAGCTATTTCTTCCATTCCTTGACAACTTCTGACGGATGGATGGCCGGAACTGGAGGTTGGGACAATCCAACTATCAATCATGCTATCGAAAATCTTGCAGGTAAAATGGCTAAATCCGGCAAAATCAAAAAGGCATATTTAAAAAAGATTCAAGGTTATGAAAGACAATTAAGGATAGGTCACTTTTCAATCAAGGCTCCAAATGGCAAATATGCTGTTGTGTGGGGTAGTGGAATAAAATATGGTAAATTAAAACCGGGTGAATATTTTAAAGCCCCTAATGCAAGATCATTATTCCATCAGGGCACATATGATCATTTCAGTAAAAATCCTGCAAAAGCAGCAATTAAAATAGCAGCATCTGATTCCTTTGGTGTCAACAGAAGAGATGCAACAGCATTCCATTGGAAAGCTACAACTGATGAGGGTAAGACAACTTCAACAGTAAAAGTTTATGCTGCAAATGACAACGGGCGTTTGGCTGGAAGAGGTACTGGACATTTAAAGGATGATGTCAGATTCAGAGGCAAATTCATATCCAAAAACAGTTTGCCAAAAACTCCTTCCTCAAAATTCCTTGGAACAGTCAAAATGGGAAATATTGACAAGTTGATTAAATCGCAAACTACTGTCAAGGCTCCAAAATTAACTAAAAACCTTAATGAATCAAAAACATTTGACATTACTGTTAAGGATAAGAAAACTAAAAAACCGGTTAAAGCCCTTGTGCTCAAATTAAAAATTGGTAAAAAAGTTTTCACTGTAAAAACAAATTCCAAGGGTATTGCGCATTTCAATCCTAAATCATTAAATGCTGGAAGTTATAAAGTGGCAATCTATACAGACAATATTAAATATTTGGTTTCAGCTAAAAGTACAATTATGATTAAATAA